A portion of the Candidatus Methylomirabilota bacterium genome contains these proteins:
- the gspG gene encoding type II secretion system major pseudopilin GspG: protein MRRAPTSRFLRDQRGFSLIELLVVIIILGLIAGLVGPRLFGRVGQSKQAAARAQIELFGAALDQYRLDIGSYPPATVGLQALVQNPNVANWSGPYLKKPVVPLDPWGRPYQYKCCPGDHSDYDIWTLGADATPGGDGENRDVTSWEAR, encoded by the coding sequence GTGAGACGCGCGCCGACGAGCCGGTTCCTGCGGGATCAGCGCGGCTTCTCGCTCATCGAGCTCCTGGTCGTCATCATCATCCTGGGGCTCATCGCGGGACTGGTGGGCCCCCGCCTGTTCGGCCGCGTGGGCCAGAGCAAGCAGGCGGCGGCCCGGGCGCAGATCGAGCTGTTCGGCGCCGCGCTGGACCAGTACCGGCTGGACATCGGCAGCTATCCGCCCGCGACGGTCGGACTGCAGGCCCTTGTCCAAAATCCAAACGTGGCAAACTGGAGCGGGCCGTATCTCAAGAAGCCGGTGGTGCCGCTCGATCCGTGGGGACGCCCGTACCAATACAAGTGCTGTCCGGGGGATCACAGCGACTACGACATCTGGACTCTGGGCGCCGACGCCACTCCCGGCGGCGACGGCGAGAACCGCGACGTGACCTCGTGGGAGGCCCGATGA
- the gspM gene encoding type II secretion system protein GspM translates to MPTLSPRERLVVGVGAAVALVIGGYLLIVEPLMNRSRTAEATVPMREEVLERRRQQIGQKVKLADEIAGVNERLQAESRRLLRGPTAPLAASELQQLVKDGIGVASVEVRSERVLPVTDQQGLQEISIELAFMGSIRDTVTAMAALERSPHLLALKDVKIRVVTVGQPRELLTTLVVAGYLMPASIGAAKPGATSGAAPGPPIGSSVGSTDED, encoded by the coding sequence ATGCCGACGCTGAGCCCCCGCGAGCGGCTCGTGGTCGGCGTCGGCGCCGCCGTCGCGCTGGTGATCGGCGGCTACCTGCTGATCGTCGAGCCGCTCATGAACCGCTCGCGCACCGCCGAGGCCACCGTGCCCATGCGCGAGGAGGTGCTCGAGCGACGCCGCCAGCAGATCGGGCAGAAGGTGAAGCTCGCCGACGAGATCGCCGGGGTCAACGAGCGGCTGCAGGCCGAGTCGAGGCGGCTGCTCCGCGGGCCCACGGCGCCGCTGGCCGCCTCCGAGCTGCAGCAGCTGGTCAAGGACGGCATCGGCGTGGCCAGCGTCGAGGTCCGGAGCGAGCGCGTGCTGCCCGTCACCGACCAGCAGGGCCTGCAGGAGATCTCGATCGAGCTGGCCTTCATGGGCAGCATCCGCGACACGGTGACCGCGATGGCCGCGCTGGAGCGCTCGCCTCACCTGCTCGCGCTGAAGGACGTCAAGATCCGGGTCGTCACCGTCGGCCAGCCGCGCGAGCTGCTGACCACCCTGGTGGTGGCCGGCTATCTCATGCCCGCGTCCATCGGGGCCGCCAAACCCGGAGCGACCAGCGGCGCCGCGCCGGGCCCGCCGATCGGCTCCTCGGTCGGCTCGACGGACGAGGACTAG
- a CDS encoding prepilin-type N-terminal cleavage/methylation domain-containing protein, translated as MSRGFTLLEVLVALTILAIAIVTLMQLSSQGLRLLRLSDDYQQAVLVADRVVRAVDVPREGIESGQEGAFRWERRVSLVPLPEELTPGAGPKPNLFALSVAVRWGSRTLEVASLRAVPGNPGQ; from the coding sequence GTGAGCCGGGGCTTCACGCTCCTCGAGGTCCTGGTGGCCCTGACCATCCTGGCCATCGCCATCGTCACGCTCATGCAGCTGTCGTCGCAGGGCCTGCGCCTGCTTCGGCTCTCCGACGACTACCAGCAGGCGGTCCTGGTCGCGGACCGCGTGGTCCGCGCGGTGGACGTGCCGCGCGAGGGCATCGAGTCGGGCCAGGAGGGCGCCTTCCGGTGGGAGCGCCGGGTGAGCCTGGTGCCGCTGCCCGAGGAGCTGACGCCGGGAGCGGGTCCCAAGCCCAACCTCTTCGCCCTGTCGGTGGCGGTGCGATGGGGCAGCCGCACCCTCGAGGTCGCGAGCCTGCGCGCGGTGCCGGGGAATCCGGGTCAATGA
- the gspD gene encoding type II secretion system secretin GspD, translating into MIPRRDLVCWLVIAGMLTGCVSAPPQPARPNTGTRVDVQTEPAPVPPPAPVEPRPAAPDRTEATPPPAPPPPAPPPAPSAPPPAAAPAPPPTPKAPARSVVLNFDNADVEVVIQAAAEIVGFNYVLAPGARGRKVTVQTSGKISSDEVFGVLLTILDVNGLAAVRSGNLYRIIPREGVAQTPVKTVVGREVAASLPSDEVITQVVPLRYINSADAVNLLRPFVAAQGAITAHRETNLLILTDSVANIRRLLDMLQLVDVEVALNELQIIPLKHADANEVAQLLTQLFIARQAAQQGQPGAAPLPPLAPPGGQPGAPGAPSTGPLGPAAAETPLIVPERRSNSLVVHARKSDMETIRRLLEKIDVDIYGGQRVFIHFAENTKARDLATTLDAIYGRGDRGPAITGTQPQIRSFTSISGLSGPSALPLPAPLTPPGPILGAAPVVGAVPRTGPGGFPGVSGEGAPPSVDIRFVADEVTNAVIVTTYPRLWKEIEETIKRLDKMPRQVLIDVLAAEVRLDDDMKLGVEWAIRSGNFVITSSPSGLLPAKPPQSIIPFGGLAVPLGLNVFAFAADKVLAALNALSTENRVNVLSNPTIMTTENRKAVINVSTSVPIVTSQQVPVATGGITGNSITQTVEYKDAGIILTVTPRIGEQGTVALDVKQEVNEVGANEPPPINSPRFTKREAETSVVLLNNQTLVLGGLIQNRRTNIRIGIPFLNRIPILGYLFGTTEERVERTELILLITPRTVGTPLDANRVTDQMRRITPEIENSVRQAPRMPPPTPTPPPR; encoded by the coding sequence ATGATCCCTCGCCGGGACCTCGTGTGCTGGCTGGTCATCGCCGGCATGCTGACCGGCTGCGTGTCAGCGCCGCCCCAACCGGCGCGTCCCAACACGGGCACGCGGGTCGACGTCCAGACCGAGCCCGCTCCCGTCCCGCCGCCGGCTCCCGTCGAGCCCCGGCCGGCCGCCCCGGATCGGACCGAGGCGACTCCGCCGCCGGCCCCGCCGCCCCCGGCGCCGCCGCCCGCCCCGAGCGCGCCGCCGCCCGCGGCCGCGCCGGCCCCGCCGCCGACGCCCAAGGCGCCCGCGCGGTCGGTCGTGCTGAACTTCGACAACGCCGACGTCGAGGTGGTGATCCAGGCCGCGGCCGAGATCGTGGGCTTCAACTACGTGCTGGCCCCGGGCGCGCGCGGGCGCAAGGTCACGGTGCAGACCAGCGGCAAGATCTCGAGCGACGAGGTCTTCGGCGTGCTGCTCACCATTCTGGACGTCAACGGGCTGGCCGCGGTGCGCTCGGGCAACCTCTACCGCATCATTCCCCGCGAGGGCGTGGCGCAGACGCCGGTGAAGACGGTCGTGGGCCGCGAGGTCGCCGCGAGCCTGCCGTCCGACGAGGTCATCACGCAGGTGGTGCCCCTGCGCTACATCAACTCGGCGGATGCGGTGAACCTGCTGCGGCCGTTCGTGGCCGCGCAGGGCGCCATCACCGCCCACCGCGAGACGAATCTGCTGATCCTGACCGACTCGGTGGCCAACATCCGTCGGCTGCTCGACATGCTGCAGCTGGTGGACGTGGAGGTCGCGCTCAACGAGCTGCAGATCATCCCGCTCAAGCACGCCGACGCCAACGAGGTGGCCCAGCTGCTCACGCAGCTGTTCATCGCCCGGCAGGCTGCGCAGCAGGGACAGCCCGGCGCCGCGCCGCTGCCGCCGCTCGCGCCGCCGGGCGGCCAGCCGGGTGCGCCCGGAGCACCGAGCACGGGCCCGCTTGGCCCCGCCGCGGCCGAGACGCCGCTGATCGTGCCCGAGCGCCGCTCCAACTCGCTGGTCGTCCACGCCCGGAAATCGGACATGGAGACCATCCGCCGGCTGCTCGAGAAGATCGACGTCGACATCTACGGCGGCCAGCGCGTGTTCATCCACTTCGCGGAGAACACCAAGGCGCGCGACCTGGCGACCACGCTCGACGCCATCTACGGCCGCGGCGACCGGGGCCCCGCGATCACCGGCACCCAGCCGCAGATCCGCTCCTTCACGAGCATCTCCGGCCTCTCCGGACCGAGCGCCCTGCCCCTGCCGGCGCCGTTGACGCCGCCGGGGCCCATCCTGGGCGCAGCACCGGTGGTGGGCGCCGTCCCGCGGACCGGGCCCGGCGGCTTCCCGGGAGTGTCGGGCGAGGGCGCGCCGCCGTCGGTGGACATCCGCTTCGTGGCCGACGAGGTCACGAACGCGGTCATCGTCACCACGTACCCGCGCCTCTGGAAGGAGATCGAGGAGACCATCAAGCGGCTCGACAAGATGCCGCGCCAGGTCCTGATCGACGTGCTGGCCGCCGAGGTCCGGCTGGACGACGACATGAAGCTGGGCGTCGAGTGGGCGATCCGCTCGGGGAACTTCGTCATCACCTCGTCGCCCTCGGGCCTGCTGCCCGCCAAGCCGCCCCAATCGATCATCCCCTTCGGCGGCCTCGCGGTCCCGCTCGGCCTGAACGTGTTCGCCTTCGCGGCGGACAAGGTGCTGGCCGCGCTCAACGCGCTGTCGACCGAGAACCGGGTCAACGTGCTGTCGAACCCGACCATCATGACCACCGAGAACCGCAAGGCGGTCATCAATGTGTCCACCTCGGTGCCGATCGTGACGTCGCAGCAAGTGCCGGTGGCCACCGGTGGGATCACCGGCAACTCGATCACCCAGACCGTCGAGTACAAGGACGCGGGCATCATCCTCACCGTGACCCCGCGCATCGGCGAGCAGGGCACCGTCGCGCTCGACGTCAAGCAGGAGGTCAACGAGGTCGGGGCCAACGAGCCACCGCCCATCAACTCGCCGCGATTCACCAAGCGGGAGGCCGAGACCTCGGTGGTGCTGCTGAACAACCAGACCCTGGTGCTGGGCGGCCTCATCCAGAATCGGCGCACCAACATCCGGATCGGCATCCCGTTCCTCAACCGCATCCCGATCCTGGGCTATCTCTTCGGCACCACCGAGGAGCGGGTCGAGCGCACCGAGTTGATCTTGTTGATCACGCCGCGCACGGTGGGCACCCCGCTGGACGCCAACCGGGTCACCGATCAGATGCGGCGGATCACGCCGGAGATCGAAAACTCCGTGCGCCAGGCCCCGCGGATGCCGCCGCCCACGCCGACTCCCCCGCCGCGCTAG
- a CDS encoding GspH/FimT family pseudopilin: MTGSRAGYTLMELVVVLAVLAIATALVAPAVGRTAEDVAARAQVASVAAFLRGAREQAVTSRQTVEVRVDRDAHALLLRRAAREGEDTPPARRAFAAALRVESATTPSAIVFQPQGMSSGARVLVETTGPRLFVVTVDLLTGRVTTQRVAR, translated from the coding sequence ATGACCGGGTCGCGCGCGGGCTACACGCTGATGGAGCTGGTCGTGGTCCTGGCCGTGCTCGCGATCGCCACCGCCCTGGTCGCGCCCGCGGTCGGGCGGACCGCCGAGGACGTGGCGGCGCGGGCCCAGGTCGCCTCCGTTGCCGCCTTCCTGCGCGGGGCGCGAGAGCAGGCGGTCACGAGCCGGCAGACCGTCGAGGTGCGCGTGGACCGGGACGCCCACGCGCTCCTGCTGCGACGCGCCGCGCGCGAGGGCGAGGACACGCCCCCGGCCCGTCGCGCGTTCGCGGCGGCGCTGCGCGTGGAGAGCGCGACGACCCCGTCGGCGATCGTGTTCCAGCCGCAGGGCATGTCGAGCGGCGCGCGGGTCCTGGTGGAGACGACGGGTCCACGGCTGTTCGTGGTCACGGTCGACCTCCTGACCGGCCGCGTGACCACCCAGCGAGTGGCCCGGTGA
- a CDS encoding type II secretion system F family protein, which produces MAVFAYRAADQRGQTVDGVMEAPDVRAVVERLQRDDYFPIKIAAQREQRRLWPDIGGRRVAGRDLVSLTQQLATLLEAGLPLDRALAIQAELAPTARLRSIMADVLRTVRGGSSLADALGKHHPRPFSRLYINMVRAGEKGGVLETTLRRLAEFLAESQEFRDALVSALIYPTMLVGVGSAAVVFLMTFVIPRFAAIFNDLGASIPWPTLVLLEVSAALQHYWWAFLGGVLAVLLGARMVLATPRGRLTADRLLLRLPLAGEVIVKTEVARFTRILGTLLRSGIGMIPALTVVKEMMANQVLVGAVDRLADGVRRGAGLAQPMTDSGAFPALAIHMVRVGEETGRLEEMLLRVATELEADTRKLVKRLIALAEPCIILVMGVVVGFIVVAMLMAILSVTDVPL; this is translated from the coding sequence GTGGCCGTCTTCGCCTACCGCGCGGCCGATCAGCGAGGCCAGACCGTGGACGGGGTGATGGAGGCGCCCGACGTGCGGGCGGTGGTCGAGCGCCTGCAGCGCGACGACTACTTCCCCATCAAGATCGCGGCGCAGCGCGAGCAGCGTCGCCTCTGGCCCGACATCGGCGGCCGCCGCGTGGCCGGGCGAGACCTGGTGTCGCTCACCCAGCAGCTCGCCACCCTGCTGGAGGCGGGCCTGCCCCTGGACCGCGCGCTGGCCATCCAGGCCGAGCTGGCCCCGACCGCGCGGCTGCGCTCGATCATGGCCGACGTGCTGCGCACGGTGCGGGGCGGTAGCTCGCTCGCGGACGCGCTCGGCAAGCACCACCCGCGCCCCTTCTCGCGCCTGTACATCAACATGGTGCGGGCCGGCGAGAAGGGCGGCGTGCTCGAGACGACGCTCCGCCGTCTCGCCGAGTTCCTCGCCGAGTCGCAGGAGTTCCGCGACGCGCTCGTGTCGGCCCTGATCTACCCCACGATGCTCGTCGGCGTGGGCTCGGCCGCGGTCGTGTTCCTGATGACCTTCGTGATCCCGCGCTTCGCCGCCATCTTCAACGACCTCGGCGCGAGCATTCCCTGGCCGACCCTCGTCCTGCTCGAGGTGAGCGCGGCGCTCCAGCACTACTGGTGGGCGTTCCTCGGCGGGGTGCTGGCCGTCCTCCTGGGGGCTCGCATGGTGCTGGCCACCCCCCGCGGGCGCCTCACCGCCGATCGCCTGCTCCTGCGGCTGCCGCTCGCGGGCGAGGTCATCGTGAAGACCGAGGTCGCCCGCTTCACCCGGATCCTCGGCACGCTGCTCCGGAGCGGGATCGGCATGATCCCGGCCCTCACCGTGGTGAAGGAGATGATGGCCAACCAGGTGCTCGTGGGGGCGGTCGACCGGCTCGCGGACGGCGTGCGGCGCGGGGCCGGCCTCGCCCAGCCGATGACCGACTCCGGCGCGTTCCCGGCGCTGGCCATCCACATGGTGCGCGTGGGCGAGGAGACGGGCCGCCTCGAGGAGATGCTCCTGCGCGTGGCCACCGAGCTCGAGGCGGACACCCGCAAGCTCGTCAAGCGGCTCATCGCGCTCGCCGAGCCGTGCATCATCCTGGTGATGGGCGTGGTGGTCGGCTTCATCGTCGTCGCCATGCTGATGGCCATCCTCTCCGTCACGGATGTGCCGCTGTGA
- a CDS encoding PilN domain-containing protein: MMPARIGLFLHNGRATVVAITGRDRLEHFVVEDAEDPAATLAAELRARDVSGRGIRVGLDRRLAVVKAIDLPRAAGSDLGAMVGFDLERHVPFPTEGVRFDWVELGSGPDEPHRVLVGAVERRTVERPLALLTGAHRRASTMVIACHELPALLARELPAGQAVWAHRHREGADLLLLDGRRLLMSRHVAASDVEGLAREIHRSLSLVNWSDCQAVWLSGPDAAELEPALAAALRTPVSEPPYAAAKIPLIEALPADDQDGGLLALAVAAGSRHPSLNLLPAEARPWAASREQMTTAALIVITGLLGIALALTHVMKTERYLDRLSQEIHRLDPEVKTVEGMSTELARKRRVLAALQAAQDGRVPALPALRDLAEMLPPGAWLQGITMDGQGIELVGQSDAASSLIPLLDASDRLERVEFTSPVTKAQNKEQFRIRASWERPPIETAAPAAGKDR; encoded by the coding sequence ATGATGCCGGCGCGCATCGGCCTCTTCCTGCACAACGGCCGCGCCACCGTGGTGGCCATCACCGGCCGCGATCGCCTGGAGCACTTCGTGGTGGAGGACGCGGAGGATCCCGCGGCCACGCTGGCCGCGGAGCTGCGGGCCCGCGATGTGAGCGGCCGCGGCATTCGCGTCGGGCTCGATCGGCGGCTCGCGGTGGTGAAGGCGATCGACCTGCCGCGCGCGGCGGGCAGCGACCTCGGGGCGATGGTCGGCTTCGACCTCGAGCGGCACGTGCCCTTCCCGACCGAAGGCGTGCGCTTCGACTGGGTGGAGCTTGGCAGCGGACCCGACGAGCCGCACCGCGTGCTGGTGGGCGCCGTCGAGCGCCGCACCGTGGAGCGGCCGCTCGCCCTGCTGACCGGCGCCCATCGCCGGGCCTCCACCATGGTCATCGCCTGCCACGAGCTGCCCGCGCTGCTCGCCCGCGAGCTGCCGGCCGGGCAGGCGGTCTGGGCGCACCGCCATCGCGAGGGCGCCGATCTCTTGCTGCTCGACGGCCGTCGGCTGCTCATGAGCCGTCACGTCGCGGCCTCGGACGTCGAGGGACTGGCGCGCGAGATCCACCGCAGCCTGTCGCTCGTCAACTGGAGCGACTGCCAGGCGGTCTGGCTGTCGGGTCCCGACGCCGCGGAGCTGGAGCCCGCGCTGGCCGCCGCGCTCCGCACCCCGGTCTCCGAGCCGCCGTACGCCGCGGCCAAGATCCCGCTGATCGAGGCGCTGCCGGCCGACGACCAGGACGGCGGCCTGCTCGCCCTCGCCGTCGCGGCGGGATCGCGGCATCCGAGCCTGAACCTGCTCCCCGCCGAGGCCCGGCCGTGGGCCGCCTCGCGCGAGCAGATGACGACCGCCGCGCTGATCGTCATCACCGGGCTCCTCGGAATCGCGCTGGCGCTGACGCACGTGATGAAGACGGAGCGCTACCTCGACCGGCTGTCGCAGGAGATCCATCGGCTCGATCCGGAGGTGAAGACGGTCGAGGGAATGTCCACCGAGCTGGCCCGCAAGCGCCGCGTGCTCGCGGCCCTGCAGGCGGCGCAGGACGGGCGCGTCCCGGCGCTGCCCGCGCTGCGCGATCTGGCCGAGATGCTGCCGCCGGGGGCGTGGCTGCAGGGCATCACCATGGACGGCCAGGGTATCGAGCTGGTCGGCCAGTCCGACGCGGCCAGCTCGTTGATCCCGCTGCTCGACGCCTCCGACCGGCTCGAGCGGGTCGAGTTCACCTCGCCGGTCACCAAGGCCCAGAACAAGGAGCAGTTCCGGATCCGGGCGTCGTGGGAGCGCCCGCCGATCGAAACGGCGGCACCGGCCGCGGGGAAGGACCGCTGA
- a CDS encoding prepilin-type N-terminal cleavage/methylation domain-containing protein: MSTRPRGFTLLELMLALSIVAVLMVIVSGGLRIGLTAWQRGEERTARLDRDRSLVVLLEGALAGAFPYRVTPGDAEEPRLLFEGHPDRITFATLSPPLPTAAPAAFSVVSLAADPAGLTLRQQILPSPVPLDRVEPLLVDAHTSGLRFRYLGQEADSWEDVWDLTREDSLPRAVEITLVSTVGSRSTSQTITVPIPASGP, encoded by the coding sequence ATGAGCACGCGCCCGCGCGGCTTCACCCTGCTCGAGCTGATGCTGGCGCTCAGCATCGTGGCCGTCCTCATGGTCATCGTGTCGGGCGGTCTGCGCATCGGGTTGACCGCGTGGCAGCGCGGCGAGGAGCGCACCGCGAGGCTCGATCGCGACCGCAGCTTGGTCGTCCTCCTCGAGGGCGCGCTGGCCGGCGCGTTCCCGTACCGCGTCACCCCGGGCGACGCCGAGGAGCCTCGCCTGCTCTTCGAGGGCCACCCGGATCGGATCACCTTCGCCACGCTCTCGCCGCCGCTCCCGACCGCGGCGCCCGCCGCGTTCAGCGTCGTCAGCCTGGCCGCCGACCCGGCGGGCCTGACGCTGCGCCAGCAGATCCTGCCGAGCCCGGTTCCCCTCGACCGCGTGGAGCCGCTGCTGGTGGACGCCCACACCAGCGGGCTGCGGTTTCGCTACCTGGGGCAGGAGGCGGACTCCTGGGAAGACGTATGGGACCTGACGCGGGAGGACTCGCTGCCCCGCGCGGTGGAGATCACCCTGGTCAGCACCGTGGGCTCGCGAAGCACCTCGCAGACCATCACCGTGCCCATCCCGGCGAGCGGGCCATGA